The region TGGACAGATGATTATTCATGAGAACAATCAAACGTGAGTACATTTGAGTTGGCTCTTTTGGCCCCTCTGGCTTTGCTGGTGGGGAACTATTCACAGGGGCCTGTGGTAGTTTTGGCTTTTCTACCCGAACAGCTATGCCTACAGCAATTGCATCATGTTTTGCTAGAACACGCTGCAAATCATCATTCAATGAGAGGCCCTAGCTTAGCAGCTCTTCATCGCTGTGACAATTTAATGCATGGAAATAGTTTGGACAACCATATCATAATACATACTCACACGAACACAACAGACTGAAAAGAAATCAATCAGTAATACAAAGCTACATTGTGATATCTAGTTACGGAAAAAGCAACCAGCAAACATGAGTTCAGTCACCCAATTTTCAGAAAATAATAGTCTTGTACATAAATGGATGTATCTCAAACATAACACAGTTATATAGTATCACACATAAATTTTGGACTAGAATCTCATGCGTTTGTACAGATCCATGACTGAACTTGATTAGAAAGAAGTGTGGAATGATGGGACCTGTGGGATCTTGACGCACTTGCCCTGGCCGTCCAACTGCCAGCCATGGTAGAGGCACTCCAGCTTGCCATCGACGCAGCCTCTCCTCCATCCTCACCTGCACACGACAAAGAAAAGCGGGAGTAAGCACCGCGGCTTCGACCAAATGGTCCACAGATCGCGGCAGGTTGGTGCGACGGGAGTTGCCGTACCTTGTAGGAGGTCTCGATGCGGAGCATGACGTAGAAGCCGAGGCCGCCGCCGACGATGGTGCCGGCCATGATCCACACGTACGCCCACCGTCGCGACCCGGGCGGCGCCATTGCTCATACGCCAACGCCGTCTACGCCCGTAGAGGTGGATGGGGCGCCCGGCTCGACGGAGATGGGGTGTCCAGAGCAGaggaaggggaaggggaggggatcAGGAGGACGACGACTTGGGAGGCGGCGGAAGCGGTGGAAGTATACTGCGTAGCAACAGCTGACGGAGGGGATTGGTAGAGCGGACAAAGAGGAACTGCTTGATCTGGATGGGGACAAGGTGCAGCATGCAGAGGAGCTGCTCGATGCAGAGGATCTCACGGGAGGAGGGGCTATGCGCCACCCTCATCACGGATCCGGCGGCCTCTAGCCTCGCCGTCGCCATAGCTGGTGGCTGCTCTGGCTGGCGCCATGGGTGGTGGCTGGCTCAGagatcggggagagggagagagggagatggcgatggaggtggcggcggcagcggagcgAGGACGGCATGGCGGATTGGTGGTGGAGGCCGTGGTGCTG is a window of Triticum dicoccoides isolate Atlit2015 ecotype Zavitan chromosome 2B, WEW_v2.0, whole genome shotgun sequence DNA encoding:
- the LOC119361086 gene encoding uncharacterized protein LOC119361086 produces the protein MAPPGSRRWAYVWIMAGTIVGGGLGFYVMLRIETSYKVRMEERLRRWQAGVPLPWLAVGRPGQVRQDPTGSSLDQMFKYSPIHRIDLESV